Proteins encoded in a region of the Geobacillus genomosp. 3 genome:
- a CDS encoding M23 family metallopeptidase, with the protein MREEQKQPSLKRFFRKRWVFPAIYLSCAALIVAGALWFQADKQENAGENDVAKNGTAEQENPAIPVNEAVENIAMPVLDPNAVQVKTPFYDEKASEQEQEAALVFYDHTYHPNQGIDLVRQDGKTFDVTAALSGTVTKAEKDPILGYVVEINHEQGVTTVYQSLADVKVEAGDTVKQGEVLGKAGQSEFNKQAGIHVHFEIRKDGKPVNPIDYVDKPLTALTDKAEDNAGTDNANASEEKKATPSDETAPTQDNTANETEQTPADENTTAPNDDQQDQHDDASSYKTPDASIGMARA; encoded by the coding sequence ATGAGAGAGGAACAAAAACAACCGTCGCTGAAGCGTTTCTTTCGCAAACGTTGGGTATTTCCGGCTATTTATCTATCTTGCGCGGCGTTGATTGTCGCCGGCGCGCTCTGGTTCCAGGCGGACAAACAGGAGAACGCGGGCGAAAACGACGTGGCGAAAAACGGCACCGCCGAGCAAGAAAACCCGGCCATTCCGGTCAATGAAGCGGTCGAAAACATCGCGATGCCTGTGCTCGATCCGAACGCAGTACAAGTGAAAACACCGTTCTATGACGAAAAAGCATCGGAACAAGAACAGGAAGCAGCCCTCGTCTTTTATGATCATACGTACCATCCAAACCAAGGGATCGACCTTGTGCGCCAGGACGGCAAAACGTTTGACGTTACGGCTGCATTAAGCGGCACGGTCACGAAAGCGGAAAAAGACCCGATTTTAGGTTACGTGGTGGAAATCAACCATGAACAAGGGGTCACGACCGTCTATCAATCGCTCGCTGACGTGAAAGTGGAAGCAGGCGATACGGTGAAACAAGGCGAAGTGCTTGGCAAGGCAGGGCAAAGCGAATTTAACAAACAAGCGGGCATCCACGTCCACTTTGAAATTCGCAAAGACGGTAAACCGGTCAACCCGATCGACTACGTCGATAAACCGTTGACCGCTTTGACCGACAAAGCCGAAGACAACGCCGGAACGGATAACGCCAACGCAAGCGAAGAGAAGAAAGCGACGCCAAGCGACGAAACAGCGCCGACGCAAGACAACACGGCGAACGAAACGGAACAAACGCCGGCTGACGAAAACACAACGGCGCCAAACGACGACCAACAAGACCAACATGATGACGCGTCTTCCTACAAAACGCCAGACGCCTCGATCGGCATGGCAAGAGCCTAA
- a CDS encoding YwmB family TATA-box binding protein, with translation MRKKQIKWLMALMLTSLFLAAWQYRTEGARGDEWSVPMETMAHTLTQHGASLGRWVIYTREYAHDIQNDADFFKKMAELKQTYRSFRWSFSRTSHWQKAIGKREHPFFQEQIQLVMTVTNGTPQTYILYEATGPTWSQTRWKEAAQHIREKTNGLFVNDPTFYACIEGEFNGNMKGGLFNQASQLLRDFQATPVEWLREESFVSLSAYTGQWKNVLPAANHQKMNMQLALRERLGGKTRVVVGTPIITIEY, from the coding sequence ATGAGAAAAAAACAGATCAAATGGCTGATGGCGCTCATGCTCACAAGTCTGTTTTTGGCCGCATGGCAGTACCGGACGGAAGGTGCGCGGGGAGACGAATGGTCGGTACCGATGGAAACAATGGCACATACATTAACGCAACACGGTGCCTCACTTGGCCGCTGGGTCATTTACACAAGAGAGTATGCCCACGATATTCAAAATGATGCGGACTTTTTCAAAAAAATGGCCGAACTGAAACAAACGTATCGTTCGTTTCGCTGGTCGTTCAGCCGCACAAGTCATTGGCAAAAAGCGATCGGCAAACGCGAACACCCCTTCTTTCAAGAACAAATTCAGCTCGTGATGACCGTCACAAATGGGACGCCGCAAACGTATATCCTCTATGAAGCAACTGGCCCTACATGGAGCCAAACTAGGTGGAAAGAAGCAGCACAACACATTCGAGAAAAGACGAACGGACTATTTGTGAACGATCCTACATTTTATGCTTGTATTGAAGGCGAGTTCAATGGTAATATGAAAGGTGGTTTGTTCAACCAGGCCTCTCAATTGCTGCGAGACTTTCAAGCGACGCCTGTCGAGTGGTTGCGGGAAGAGTCATTTGTCTCCCTGTCTGCATATACTGGGCAGTGGAAGAACGTTCTCCCGGCCGCCAATCACCAGAAGATGAACATGCAACTCGCCTTGAGAGAAAGATTGGGCGGCAAGACGCGCGTCGTTGTTGGAACCCCAATCATTACCATTGAATATTAA
- the nuoN gene encoding NADH-quinone oxidoreductase subunit NuoN: protein MNDVWQANWSMMTPEWIVLAAAVVLLLIDLAMPKERSRRPLAWGAAAAAVVALAVTAAMIPAEPVSILHDTFRLDGFAKAFKLILLAGGALALLLVAEWEPKEGGRYRGEFVYMMLFALLGAMMVASSGDLLTLFVSIELLTVSSYILAGLRKTATASNEAALKYVINGGIATAIMLFGMSYVFGLTGTTNLGDMARRLQETNETYMLALAFLLLLIGVSFKLATVPFHMWAPDVYEGAPVPATAFFSVVSKTAGFVLLLRLFVTMFAAAPAEGRDPSSLLLSMQPVIAVLAGLTMIIGNVVALRQRSLKRLLAYSSIAHAGYLLAGFAAMSWTMIDSLWIYLLAYVFMNIGAFAIVAHIVNETGSDDLAGLAGLYRHRPLLAAALGLFLLSLAGIPGTAGFIAKLYLFIGLVVTEPGHYVLAAVMAITTVISYVYYFNLLVQLFFRPASLAPLRRLPAGLSTAVVLCALGTLAVGWAPGLAYDVLAQFGHFGDFLP, encoded by the coding sequence ATGAACGATGTGTGGCAAGCAAATTGGAGCATGATGACACCCGAATGGATCGTTCTCGCGGCGGCGGTCGTGCTGTTATTGATTGACTTGGCCATGCCGAAGGAGCGAAGCCGCCGCCCGCTCGCCTGGGGCGCAGCGGCGGCAGCTGTGGTCGCATTGGCGGTGACGGCGGCAATGATTCCGGCCGAGCCGGTTTCAATTTTGCACGATACGTTCCGGCTTGATGGCTTTGCGAAAGCGTTCAAGCTCATCTTGCTAGCCGGCGGGGCGCTCGCTCTTCTCCTTGTCGCCGAGTGGGAGCCGAAAGAGGGCGGCCGCTATCGTGGTGAATTTGTCTACATGATGCTGTTTGCTTTGCTTGGGGCGATGATGGTGGCTTCAAGCGGCGATTTGTTGACGCTGTTTGTCAGCATCGAGCTGCTTACGGTCTCGTCCTACATTTTGGCCGGCTTGCGCAAAACGGCAACGGCGTCGAACGAGGCGGCGCTCAAATATGTGATTAACGGCGGCATCGCCACCGCCATCATGCTGTTTGGCATGAGCTATGTATTCGGTTTGACCGGAACGACGAATCTCGGCGATATGGCGCGCCGGCTGCAGGAGACGAACGAGACGTACATGCTCGCTTTGGCCTTCCTTCTGTTGTTGATTGGCGTTTCGTTTAAGCTGGCGACCGTCCCGTTCCATATGTGGGCGCCGGACGTGTACGAAGGGGCGCCCGTTCCGGCGACGGCGTTTTTCAGCGTCGTATCGAAAACAGCCGGCTTCGTTCTCCTTCTCCGCCTGTTTGTGACGATGTTTGCCGCCGCGCCGGCAGAAGGACGGGACCCGTCATCACTCTTGCTGTCGATGCAGCCCGTCATCGCCGTGCTGGCCGGACTGACGATGATCATCGGCAACGTCGTGGCGCTTCGGCAGCGGAGCTTAAAGCGGCTCCTCGCCTACTCGAGCATCGCCCATGCCGGCTACTTGCTCGCCGGGTTTGCCGCGATGTCATGGACGATGATCGATTCGCTTTGGATTTACTTGCTCGCCTATGTGTTTATGAACATTGGAGCGTTTGCCATCGTGGCGCATATCGTCAACGAAACCGGCTCTGATGATTTGGCCGGGCTCGCCGGTTTATACCGGCACCGTCCGCTCTTGGCAGCGGCACTCGGCTTGTTTTTGCTCTCGCTCGCCGGCATTCCGGGGACGGCCGGATTCATCGCCAAGCTCTATTTGTTCATCGGCCTTGTCGTGACCGAACCGGGCCATTACGTGCTGGCTGCGGTGATGGCGATCACGACCGTCATCTCGTACGTGTACTATTTCAACTTGCTCGTTCAGCTCTTTTTCCGCCCGGCTTCTCTCGCGCCATTGCGCCGCTTGCCGGCGGGATTGTCGACCGCTGTGGTCCTTTGCGCGCTCGGAACGCTGGCGGTCGGTTGGGCGCCGGGGCTTGCGTACGATGTGCTCGCCCAATTCGGGCATTTTGGTGATTTTTTGCCGTAA
- the murA gene encoding UDP-N-acetylglucosamine 1-carboxyvinyltransferase: MEKIIVRGGNRLSGTVKVEGAKNAVLPVIAATLLATKGTSTIHDVPALSDVYTISEVLRYLGADVRIAGNAVMVDATGPLTVEAPFEYVRKMRASVLVMGPLLARNGRARVALPGGCAIGSRPIDQHLKGFEAMGASVKVGNGFIDAEVNGRLRGAKVYLDFPSVGATENIMMAAVLAEGMTVIENCAKEPEIVDLANFLNAMGAKVRGAGTGTIRIEGVDELVGTAHTVIPDRIEAGTFMVAAAITGGNVLVQGAVPEHLSSLIAKLEEMGVTVIEEENGVRVIGPETLKAADIKTMPYPGFPTDMQSQMMALLLKAEGTSMITETVFENRFMHVEEFRRMNADIKIEGRSVIINGPCQLQGAEVAATDLRAAAALILAGLAADGYTRVTELRHLDRGYVRFHEKLAALGADIERVREETEQLDQVQAIEWNG, encoded by the coding sequence TTGGAAAAGATCATCGTCCGTGGCGGAAACCGGTTGAGCGGCACCGTCAAAGTGGAAGGTGCAAAAAATGCCGTTTTGCCCGTCATCGCTGCCACCTTATTAGCGACTAAAGGAACAAGTACGATTCATGATGTGCCTGCTCTTTCCGATGTATATACAATCAGCGAAGTGCTCCGCTATTTAGGCGCCGATGTGCGCATCGCCGGCAATGCCGTGATGGTCGATGCCACCGGTCCGTTGACGGTGGAAGCGCCGTTTGAATATGTGCGGAAAATGCGCGCTTCCGTGCTCGTGATGGGACCGCTGTTGGCGCGCAACGGCCGAGCCCGTGTTGCGCTGCCGGGCGGTTGTGCCATTGGTTCGCGCCCGATTGATCAACACTTAAAAGGCTTTGAAGCAATGGGCGCCTCCGTGAAAGTCGGCAACGGCTTTATTGATGCAGAAGTGAACGGCCGTCTCCGCGGCGCCAAAGTATATTTGGACTTCCCAAGCGTCGGAGCGACAGAAAATATTATGATGGCAGCCGTGCTCGCGGAAGGCATGACCGTGATTGAAAACTGTGCCAAAGAGCCGGAAATCGTTGATTTGGCGAACTTTTTGAATGCGATGGGTGCCAAGGTGCGGGGCGCCGGCACGGGCACGATCCGTATTGAAGGGGTCGACGAGCTTGTCGGTACGGCGCATACGGTCATCCCGGACCGCATCGAAGCCGGCACGTTTATGGTCGCCGCCGCCATCACGGGCGGCAACGTCCTCGTGCAAGGGGCGGTTCCCGAACATTTAAGCTCACTTATTGCCAAGCTGGAAGAAATGGGCGTGACGGTCATCGAAGAGGAAAACGGCGTGCGTGTCATCGGTCCGGAAACGTTGAAAGCGGCCGATATTAAGACGATGCCATACCCTGGATTTCCGACCGACATGCAGTCGCAAATGATGGCTCTCTTGTTAAAAGCGGAAGGCACCAGCATGATCACGGAGACCGTCTTTGAAAACCGCTTCATGCATGTGGAAGAATTCCGCCGGATGAACGCCGATATTAAAATTGAAGGACGCTCCGTCATTATTAACGGCCCGTGCCAGCTGCAAGGCGCCGAGGTGGCGGCAACGGATTTGCGCGCTGCGGCTGCTTTGATTTTGGCCGGCCTCGCAGCGGACGGCTACACGCGCGTGACCGAGCTGCGCCATCTTGACCGCGGCTATGTCCGCTTCCACGAAAAATTGGCGGCGCTTGGCGCCGATATTGAACGCGTCCGCGAAGAAACGGAACAACTTGACCAAGTCCAAGCGATCGAATGGAACGGATAA
- the spoIID gene encoding stage II sporulation protein D, producing the protein MVKRLKPVIVLALCLFVAILVIPAALVLPFYDGKVAKLAEQLHKQEQLQRSQAAEGPSVDVAVYRSKEQRVEKIPLEQYVIGVVAAEMPAEFELEALKAQALTARTYIVKQLLANQPFRLPEGANVTDTVTHQVYYSDDELRKLWGSDYDWKMKKITKAVLDTRGQILTYNNEPIEALFFSTSNGYTENSEAYWQNEFPYLKSVASPWDTQSPKFYQRKTMTVAEFERRLGVTLSADGSVGVILSRTPGRRVGEVKVGGKTFTGREVRERLGLPSTDFTWVRKGDDIIITTKGYGHGVGMSQYGANFMAQEGKTYADIVKHYYRGVRISSATAFLNKLTVKK; encoded by the coding sequence ATGGTGAAACGACTAAAACCAGTAATCGTACTCGCACTATGCCTATTTGTCGCCATCCTCGTCATTCCGGCGGCGCTCGTTCTACCATTTTACGACGGGAAGGTGGCAAAATTGGCCGAACAACTGCACAAGCAAGAACAACTCCAACGTTCGCAGGCAGCCGAAGGGCCGTCCGTTGACGTGGCGGTCTACCGAAGCAAAGAACAACGCGTAGAAAAAATTCCTCTCGAACAATATGTCATTGGCGTTGTAGCGGCGGAAATGCCGGCTGAATTTGAACTCGAGGCGTTAAAGGCACAAGCGCTGACAGCCCGAACGTACATTGTCAAACAGCTGCTTGCCAACCAGCCGTTTCGCCTGCCCGAAGGCGCAAACGTGACAGATACGGTGACACACCAAGTGTATTACAGTGATGACGAACTGCGGAAGCTATGGGGAAGCGACTATGACTGGAAAATGAAAAAAATAACGAAGGCGGTTTTGGATACGCGCGGACAAATTTTAACGTACAACAATGAACCGATCGAGGCGCTCTTTTTTTCCACAAGCAACGGGTATACTGAAAATTCAGAGGCGTATTGGCAAAACGAGTTTCCGTATTTAAAGAGCGTAGCCAGCCCGTGGGATACACAATCGCCGAAGTTTTATCAGCGAAAAACGATGACCGTTGCGGAATTTGAACGGCGTCTTGGCGTAACGCTGTCCGCCGACGGTTCGGTCGGCGTCATTTTATCACGCACGCCCGGCCGCCGCGTCGGTGAAGTGAAAGTTGGCGGCAAGACGTTTACCGGCCGCGAGGTGCGTGAACGGCTCGGCTTGCCGTCAACCGATTTTACGTGGGTGCGGAAAGGCGATGACATCATCATCACGACAAAAGGCTACGGTCATGGCGTCGGCATGAGCCAGTATGGTGCCAACTTTATGGCCCAAGAAGGGAAAACGTACGCCGACATTGTCAAACATTATTACCGCGGCGTCCGCATCTCCTCAGCGACTGCTTTTTTGAATAAGTTGACCGTGAAAAAATAA
- a CDS encoding Lrp/AsnC family transcriptional regulator, with the protein MKLDDIDRKILEMLIEDGRMSYVDIGKKLNLSRVAVRERVNQLVKHGVIEKFTVVINSEKFGKQVSAFFEVDCEPAYLVEVAQKLAENPSVASCYQMTGPSTLHMHVLVEDFAALEKFINNELYALEGITRVESHILLRRFKSRTGLKL; encoded by the coding sequence GTGAAACTAGACGACATTGACCGCAAAATCCTGGAGATGTTAATTGAAGATGGCCGCATGTCCTATGTCGACATCGGCAAAAAGCTCAACTTATCGCGCGTTGCCGTCCGCGAGCGGGTCAACCAGCTCGTCAAACACGGTGTCATTGAAAAGTTTACCGTTGTCATCAATTCGGAGAAATTCGGCAAACAAGTGTCGGCGTTTTTCGAGGTCGACTGCGAGCCGGCGTATTTGGTCGAAGTGGCGCAAAAGTTGGCGGAGAACCCGAGCGTGGCGAGCTGCTACCAAATGACCGGCCCGAGCACGCTCCATATGCACGTCCTTGTCGAAGACTTTGCCGCCCTGGAAAAATTCATCAACAACGAGCTGTACGCCCTAGAAGGCATCACGAGAGTGGAAAGCCATATTTTGCTGCGCCGCTTCAAGAGCCGGACGGGGTTGAAGTTGTAG
- a CDS encoding DUF1146 family protein, whose protein sequence is MMSIIGQQALVAIIVHLAFMAVTWWTLQAVRIDLLLKPNRVVQGRLLYILLTIAIGSTVANFFLDYWAWSTDLPYLFRD, encoded by the coding sequence GTGATGTCAATCATTGGCCAACAGGCATTGGTTGCGATTATCGTTCATTTGGCGTTTATGGCCGTGACGTGGTGGACGCTCCAAGCGGTGCGGATTGATCTGTTGCTGAAGCCAAACCGCGTCGTCCAAGGGCGGCTGTTGTACATTTTGCTCACGATTGCCATCGGCTCAACGGTCGCGAACTTTTTCCTTGACTATTGGGCATGGTCAACTGATTTGCCGTATTTGTTCCGCGATTGA
- a CDS encoding NADH-quinone oxidoreductase subunit M: MIFLSLLVFSPLLGILLLAFVRRTDTKTIQWLGTAATVPPLLLALFAFIQSWRGFPLEQLDEARDWVRLANLPFLTDAAYVIRYELGIDGLSLVFIVLTAVLGTLAAVASVLIKTEKKGYFMWLLALEIGMLGVFAAANFIWFFLFLEVTLVAMFLLVGKWGGFERERAAYGYLLYNGLGSALLLIVIAVLVARTGTANFALLHEMLHNPVAQGQLIAPLTAEARHWLLGGLLLAFAVKLPAVPLHRWLIRVHVEAPPPVVMLHAGVLLKIAAYGMIRFGIGLFPDEFRTFAGAIAVLGVVNVLYGALLALRQRELKHVLAYSSVSHMGVVLVGLGALNEAGIQGAVFQSVAHGLIAALSFLLVGVLANRIGTTDINRLGGLAKAMPLFSGYLLTAALALLGLPGLAGFVGEFTAFLGLFATKPALAAAGALGLIFAAVYSLRAILDITFGRARERYESALGLHGSQESAAGLGEPRGDAIDLQAKEAVPAFVLVVLIVAVGVYPQLLAGPLAAVLETMMNGLGG; the protein is encoded by the coding sequence ATGATCTTTTTGTCGCTGCTCGTTTTTTCACCGCTGTTAGGCATCCTTTTGCTGGCGTTTGTCCGCCGGACGGATACGAAAACGATTCAATGGCTTGGCACCGCCGCCACCGTACCGCCGTTATTGTTGGCACTGTTTGCGTTCATCCAGTCATGGCGCGGCTTTCCTCTTGAGCAGCTCGATGAGGCGCGCGATTGGGTGCGGCTCGCCAACCTTCCGTTTTTAACAGACGCGGCGTATGTGATCCGTTATGAGCTTGGCATTGACGGGCTGTCGCTTGTGTTTATCGTCCTGACTGCTGTGTTGGGGACATTGGCCGCTGTCGCGTCCGTGCTGATCAAAACGGAGAAAAAAGGATATTTTATGTGGCTGCTCGCGCTTGAAATTGGCATGCTTGGCGTGTTTGCCGCCGCCAACTTCATCTGGTTTTTCCTCTTCCTCGAAGTGACGCTGGTTGCCATGTTTTTGCTCGTCGGCAAATGGGGCGGGTTTGAGCGCGAACGGGCGGCATACGGCTACTTGCTGTACAATGGGCTCGGCTCGGCGCTGTTGCTGATTGTCATTGCCGTGCTTGTCGCCCGCACCGGAACAGCAAATTTCGCGCTCCTTCATGAAATGTTACATAATCCGGTCGCCCAAGGGCAGCTGATCGCCCCGTTGACGGCAGAAGCGCGTCATTGGCTGCTTGGCGGGTTGCTGTTGGCGTTTGCCGTCAAGCTGCCGGCTGTTCCGCTTCATCGCTGGCTCATCCGCGTTCACGTCGAAGCGCCGCCGCCGGTCGTTATGCTCCACGCCGGAGTGTTGCTGAAAATTGCGGCATACGGGATGATCCGCTTCGGGATCGGCCTGTTTCCGGATGAGTTTCGCACGTTTGCCGGCGCCATTGCGGTGTTGGGGGTCGTCAATGTGCTATACGGAGCGCTGTTGGCGCTCCGGCAGCGCGAGCTGAAACATGTGCTCGCCTATTCGAGCGTATCGCATATGGGGGTCGTGCTCGTCGGTCTTGGCGCGCTCAATGAGGCCGGCATTCAAGGAGCAGTGTTTCAGTCGGTCGCCCACGGGCTGATTGCCGCCTTGTCGTTTTTGCTCGTCGGCGTTCTCGCCAACCGGATCGGAACGACCGACATCAACCGGCTTGGCGGGCTGGCGAAAGCGATGCCGCTTTTTTCCGGGTATTTGCTAACCGCGGCGCTCGCCCTGCTTGGACTGCCGGGGCTTGCCGGATTTGTCGGCGAATTCACTGCTTTTCTCGGACTGTTTGCAACGAAGCCGGCGCTGGCGGCGGCCGGGGCACTCGGGTTGATTTTCGCCGCCGTTTATTCGCTGCGGGCCATTCTTGACATCACGTTTGGCCGCGCCCGCGAACGATATGAATCGGCGTTGGGCCTGCACGGGTCGCAAGAGTCTGCGGCGGGTTTGGGTGAGCCGCGAGGGGATGCAATCGATTTACAAGCGAAAGAAGCCGTGCCGGCGTTCGTCCTCGTCGTCTTGATCGTGGCGGTCGGCGTGTATCCGCAGTTATTGGCCGGGCCGCTTGCCGCCGTGCTGGAGACGATGATGAACGGGTTAGGGGGTTGA